One stretch of Cellulomonas wangsupingiae DNA includes these proteins:
- a CDS encoding Trp biosynthesis-associated membrane protein gives MSRATPARAAGDPPRRARWVLLLLLAAALVGVVARPTWVVAEGTSALAGTVTVTVTGAQAAPQTGAAALVLLAAAGALGLVGRVGRWVVAAVAAAAGVLVVVGAAAVVSDPARAASGAVAEATGVASGAAGATTTAWPLVAVVVGALVVLLAAALARTRGAWDQRSRRHERPTGPSGGTATPGAADERADWDALTRGDDPS, from the coding sequence CGTGCGACGCCGGCGCGCGCGGCCGGTGATCCGCCCCGTCGTGCCCGGTGGGTCCTGCTGCTGCTCCTCGCAGCCGCGCTCGTGGGCGTGGTGGCACGGCCGACCTGGGTGGTGGCGGAGGGCACCAGCGCGCTGGCCGGGACCGTGACCGTCACGGTGACGGGCGCGCAGGCCGCTCCTCAGACGGGTGCAGCCGCGCTCGTGCTGCTCGCCGCCGCAGGGGCGCTCGGGCTGGTCGGGCGCGTCGGGCGCTGGGTCGTGGCGGCCGTCGCGGCGGCGGCCGGCGTGCTCGTCGTGGTGGGCGCCGCGGCCGTGGTCTCCGATCCCGCGCGCGCCGCGTCCGGCGCGGTGGCCGAGGCGACGGGCGTCGCGAGCGGCGCAGCGGGTGCCACGACGACGGCCTGGCCGCTGGTGGCCGTCGTCGTCGGTGCGCTCGTGGTCCTGCTCGCGGCGGCCTTGGCGCGCACCCGGGGCGCGTGGGACCAGCGCTCCCGGCGGCACGAGCGCCCCACGGGGCCGTCCGGCGGTACGGCCACACCCGGCGCGGCGGACGAACGTGCGGACTGGGACGCGCTGACACGCGGCGACGACCCGTCCTGA